The Novosphingobium terrae genome segment CTGCCCTGCGTCAGGCCAAGGCCTTGGCCGGGGCGGCAGCGGGCGATCGCCTGCCTCAGGTCGATGTCGGCTATGGCGTGGAGCGGGCTCAGGTTTCGAACGTGATCTCGCCGCCCTTGGCCGATCCCAACCAGACGCTCTACACGCTGCATACGGCGACGGCCTCGGTGACCTTCCCGCTCGACGTGTTCGGCGGGGTAGCCAGCAAGGTGAAATCCGCGCGCGCTGCTGCTGCTGCTCAGGCATGGCGGACGCGGGCGGCCAAGACCACCGTGGTGGCCAATCTGGTGCTGGCGGTGGTGCAGCAGGCGGCTTTGGCCGATCAGGTCGCGGCGCAGCGTGAGGCGATTGCCTCGGCGCGCGGCGTGCTCGATCTGCTGAAGAAGCGGCAGGCGCTGGGCGCTGTGGGTGCTTCGGATGTGGCGGCGCAGGAGACCCAGCTGGCCACGGCTGAGACTGCTTTGCCAGCTCTGGAACGTGGCCAATTGCACCAGCAGGCGCTGATCGCGGCACTGCTGGGCGTGGCCCCGGGCACGCCTCTGCCGACACTGCCCAAGCTCTCCGAGATGCATCTGCCTGCCGATCTGCCGGTTTCGGTGCCTTCGGTGCTGGTGGCGGAGCGGCCCGATGTGCGTGCGGCTCAGGCCGCGATGCAGGGCGCGGCGGCGGATGTGGGCAGCGCCATTGCGGCGCGTCTGCCTGCGCTCAGCCTTGCGGCCAATGTCGGCGGGCAGGGGGAGACCTTCTCGCAGAT includes the following:
- a CDS encoding efflux transporter outer membrane subunit produces the protein MKRLFLLMPLMGAVAACTSLGPKAETPVSLAPTGAGNAEIQPVDPVSGEPQHFTEGAKVPTQWWKGFGNADLDALVDQALKANNDLAAADAALRQAKALAGAAAGDRLPQVDVGYGVERAQVSNVISPPLADPNQTLYTLHTATASVTFPLDVFGGVASKVKSARAAAAAQAWRTRAAKTTVVANLVLAVVQQAALADQVAAQREAIASARGVLDLLKKRQALGAVGASDVAAQETQLATAETALPALERGQLHQQALIAALLGVAPGTPLPTLPKLSEMHLPADLPVSVPSVLVAERPDVRAAQAAMQGAAADVGSAIAARLPALSLAANVGGQGETFSQMFAGGNLFWTLMGNVAQPIFHGGQLLNQQRAAKAAFDQSKAQYRASVLQAFVDVSDALAGLSGDGRALDAASRADDAASRQLTFTRRQLELGGVGTLDLLNAQSARAQAAAALVVARSSRFADTVALYQALGGGVSAE